GCAGCGCGAAGGTGACCGCGTTGGTCCAGATGTTGCGGTGGGTGATCTGCACGCCCTTGGGCCGCGCGGTCGTGCCCGAGGTGTAGTTGATCGTCGCTGTGGCGTTCTCGTCGGGCTCCCACGGGCGCGGCTGAGCGTCCTCGCCGTCGGCGAACAGGTCCTCGTCGTCACCGAGCACGAACCGGTGCTCGGCGCCCACGTCGGCCAGGACCTCGTCGAGCTCGGGGTCGACGTAGAGGACCCGGGCGCCGGAGTGCTCGACGATGTAGCGGACCTCGTCGGGCCGCAACCGGAAGTTGACCGGCACCAGGACCCGCCCCGAGGCCACCACCCCGAAGAACGACGTCAGCAGCCGAGCGCTGTTGTGGCTCACGACCGCCACGCGGTCACCCACCTCGATGCCCAGCTCGTCGAGCCGGACGGCCTGACGGCGTGCGAGCCTCCCGAGCTCGGCGTACGAGAGGTCGCCGAGGGAGGACGCCGGTTGGTCGGGCTCGTCCACCACCCCGACGCGCTCGCCGTAGACCTGGACGGCGCGGTCGATGAAGTCGCGGACGGTGAGCGGAACGAGCATGCGGACTCCTGTGATCGAGTCGAGCGGTGACCCGGGTCACTGTAGTGACGACCCTCCACGGCCGACGCCATGAGAGTCCTCTCATCCGTGGCTCACGCCCAGCCCACGATGGGGCAGGATCGTCCTCGACATGACGAAGTGGCAGACCATCCTGATCGCGGCCGTCGTGCTGCCCGTCGCGGGCTTCACGGCCGGCACCGTCATGTCCTCCCAGGCCGACACCCCGCCCGACCGCGGCGACATCGTCGTCCCGGCGGACGCCCCGGGCAGCGACGCTCCCACCTCCCCCGGCTCGGCCCCGACGTCGGCGCCCACCTCCGACCCGACGTCGGACCCGACGTCAGACGACGAGCCGACGTCGTTCACGAGTGTCACGCCCTCGCCCGACAGCTACGACTACGACGACGACCGGGGCGACGACCGGGGCGACGACCGGGGCGACGACCGGGGCGACGACCGGGGCGACGACTCCGGCTCCGGCCGCTCCGGCGGCGACCACTCCGGCGGCGGTCACTCCGGTGGCGACCGCTCGGGGTCCGACTCCGGACACGGGAGCGACGACGACTGACGTCGGTGCCCCCGCGCCCACCCGACCGTCCCGGTCGGGGTTCTCGGTGCGCGTGCGCATCACCGCGACCGTCGCCCTGCTGACCCTGGCCGGCCTGGCCCTGGCCGGCTTGAGCGTCTACGTCATCGAGCAGCGCCGCATCGACGACCGCAGCGTCGAGGGCGCCCAGCAGGAGCTCGACGAGTTCGCCAAGCAGCTCGACCTGCTGACCACGGCCTCCCCCGGAGGTCTGAGAGCCGCACTGGAGACGTTCCTGCAACGCAACGTCCCCGACCCCGACGAGGCCCTCATCGGCTTCGTCGGCACCCAGCCGGCGGTCGGCAACGGCAACGACGCGGCGGAGCTGCAGGACGAGGCCGTGTTCCGCGAGGCCGCCGTCCCCCTCGTCGACTCTGGCGGGACCACCCGCGTCGACCACTCCGAGCGTGGTCCCCTGCTGCTCAGCTCGCAGCCGGCCACCGTCGCCGGCCAGCACGGCGCCCTGGTCGTCGTGACCTACCTCGACGTCGGGCGCTCCGACCTGCGCGACACCATGCGCACCTACGCCGTCGTCGCCGCACTGGCCCTGCTGCTCATCACCGGCGTGGCCTTCAGCCAGGCCGGGCGGCTGCTGCGTCCCCTGCGGGCGCTGCGTACGACGGCCGACGACATCAGCGAGAGCGACCTGTCCCGTCGGCTCCCCACGACCGGCAACGACGACATCACCGCCCTGACCCGTACGTTCAACGGCATGCTCGACCGGCTCGAGACCGCGTTCGTGGCCCAGCGCCAGCTCCTCGACGACGCCGGTCACGAGCTGCGCACCCCGCTGACGATCCTCCAGGGCCACCTCGAGCTGCTCGACACCGACGACGCGGTGGAGGTCGCCGAGACGCGCGACCTGCTGCTCGACGAGGTCGACCGGATGGCGCGGCTCGTCGACGACCTCATCCTGCTGGCCAAGACCGAGCGGCCCGGGTTCCTCGACCTCGCACCGGTCGACGTCGCCGCGCTCACCGAGTCGGTCGCGGCCAAGGCGACCGGGCTCGGCGAGCGCGACTGGTCCGTCGACGGAGTCGCCGACGTCAGCGTGCCTGCCGACCAGCAGCGCATCACCCAGGCGTTGCTCCAGCTGGCCCACAACGCGGTCAAGCACACCCGGCCGGGCGACGCCGTGGCCATCGGCTCGACCCGCGAGGCCGACGCGGTGCTCTGGTGGGTGCGCGACACCGGCCCCGGGGTCCCTCCCGACGACCGGGCGCGCATCTTCGAGCGGTTCGGGCGCGGCAGCGCGGCCGAGGAGCGCCACGCCGACGGGTTCGGCCTGGGGCTGTCCATCGTCACCGCGATCGCCCGCGCCCACGGCGGAGACGCCTGGCTCGACACCGACTACACCGCCGGCGCACGCTTCGTGCTGTCGGTCCCCCTGCCCGCCGGGTGGGCCGAGCCCGCCCGTCCCGTCCCGTCCTACTCGGAGGTCTGACCCGTGGCACGCATCCTCGTCGTCGAGGACGAGGCCCGCATCGCGGCCTTCCTCACCAAAGGACTCCGGGCCGAGGGCCACACCACCACCATCGCCACCGACGGCCGGGCCGGCCTCGACGAGGCGATGAGCGGCGGCCACGACCTGGTCATCCTCGACCTCGGCCTGCCGCTCCTCGACGGCCACGCCGTCCTCGAGCGGCTGCGCGACCAGGGCAGCCGGATCCCGGTCATCGTGCTCACCGCCCGCGACTCGGTCACCGACACGGTCTCCGCGCTCGAGGGCGGGGCCGACGACTACATGCCGAAGCCGTTCCGCTTCGCCGAGCTGCTGGCCCGGGTCCGCCTGCGGCTGCGCCAGCAGTCCCCCGACGCCGGAGCCCCCGGGCAGGAGGCGCTCGAGGCCGGCGGCGTACGCCTCGACCTGCGTTCGCGACGGGCCCTGGTCGACGGCAAGGAGATCGACCTGTCGGCGCGCGAGTTCACCCTGGCCGAGACGTTCATGATCAACGCCGGCAACGTCCTGTCGCGCGAGCAGCTGCTCGACCACGTCTGGGGCCTCGACTTCGACCCGGGCTCCAACGTGGTCGACGTCTACGTCGGCTACCTCCGCAAGAAGTTCGGCGCCCACACCATCGCGACCGTGCGTGGCATGGGCTACCGGTTCGTGGCGAGCGCCCCCGCCGCCGCACGCCCGGACTAGCCGGAGCGGGCCGGGGCCCGGCG
The Nocardioides plantarum genome window above contains:
- a CDS encoding sensor histidine kinase; its protein translation is MRVRITATVALLTLAGLALAGLSVYVIEQRRIDDRSVEGAQQELDEFAKQLDLLTTASPGGLRAALETFLQRNVPDPDEALIGFVGTQPAVGNGNDAAELQDEAVFREAAVPLVDSGGTTRVDHSERGPLLLSSQPATVAGQHGALVVVTYLDVGRSDLRDTMRTYAVVAALALLLITGVAFSQAGRLLRPLRALRTTADDISESDLSRRLPTTGNDDITALTRTFNGMLDRLETAFVAQRQLLDDAGHELRTPLTILQGHLELLDTDDAVEVAETRDLLLDEVDRMARLVDDLILLAKTERPGFLDLAPVDVAALTESVAAKATGLGERDWSVDGVADVSVPADQQRITQALLQLAHNAVKHTRPGDAVAIGSTREADAVLWWVRDTGPGVPPDDRARIFERFGRGSAAEERHADGFGLGLSIVTAIARAHGGDAWLDTDYTAGARFVLSVPLPAGWAEPARPVPSYSEV
- a CDS encoding response regulator transcription factor, yielding MARILVVEDEARIAAFLTKGLRAEGHTTTIATDGRAGLDEAMSGGHDLVILDLGLPLLDGHAVLERLRDQGSRIPVIVLTARDSVTDTVSALEGGADDYMPKPFRFAELLARVRLRLRQQSPDAGAPGQEALEAGGVRLDLRSRRALVDGKEIDLSAREFTLAETFMINAGNVLSREQLLDHVWGLDFDPGSNVVDVYVGYLRKKFGAHTIATVRGMGYRFVASAPAAARPD